The following coding sequences lie in one Aspergillus luchuensis IFO 4308 DNA, chromosome 8, nearly complete sequence genomic window:
- a CDS encoding uncharacterized protein (COG:S;~EggNog:ENOG410PNCU;~InterPro:IPR000742;~TransMembrane:1 (o535-561i)): MAPQAESAGSGPQPDGDVARKGSVKRAREMLQAGKRPERAPEEPAPSFRINPAHMTQWPLPDNAPLPPNLANPHATLVVPKGPPPVRPPRPDCPSPSVYSERSMSDVPPAPSPLNIKRPVPSFSQPFPIPPGPRPAIRIPIPRPPSPDSVAGSTPRVSVATDDLFRQSGISTVSSITELPSVPHPLPPQQRVAPGGAPKKTASLAPPVPAARQRASSVSPIPEELPDSPTISQDHYGSAQPYPPSWYSGQAESEILGTYLDGESDDDASRHSTHQAGVATATLLRQASVGTRGKPSLRTIQKSNASSPVPPSERTPVSARPTTSGTTGTEFILKEISIGPDRRDSVSSSSTGSAHFNLEKAPIVLDVSTQHPALARPYVDNGGLEKEIGALPRAAPTMSDKRPGGRRPPRLNMSAVRDAEARGSLTSLPDLIRRATRLASNLEHGRTASRNDLLNGGGGSRLQYDAKRKSGSIKSILASFPPPAATPEGGHSSWPFFFRRSTLHQIHSNESPRADGDQEKAAPKQPRRCCGLPPWLFALICVVIIIVILAAILIPVGLLVVRHKSSGTSCATTNPCENGGVSVSSGSICSCVCANGYTGSRCTISGDASCVTTEVDDKNATMGSELPRLFEYAQQNYSIPLDAVTIMALFSQNNVSCTTENTLVSFSSVSTSSSKARRALSDSSLEEPSISSHLLAKVERSPSSALSERTPMQALAARDSVATAHGIVFDDDPPSSTGTATATATATKTNHESSATQTSTSSSSTTTTTSSSSNSTTVTTEVLDFARVAVLYILEETGTLSAAEFSESNIQDYLSDDYSDAKSHKFTVDLTPSGVIGNYTLNFDDFEITLPSGSVVGGD; encoded by the exons TCCAGCCCATATGACACAATGGCCTCTGCCCGACAACGCCCCTCTGCCGCCGAATCTGGCCAACCCTCACGCAACCTTGGTCGTTCCAAAAGGGCCTCCGCCTGTGCGCCCACCCCGTCCGGATTGCCCGTCCCCTTCGGTTTACTCGGAGAGAAGCATGTCCGATGTCCCACCAGCCCCTAGCCCGTTGAACATCAAACGTCCAGTTCCCTCCTTTTCGCAGCCGTTCCCCATCCCGCCAGGCCCGCGTCCTGCCATCAGAATCCCCATTCCTCGGCCGCCTAGCCCAGACAGTGTTGCAGGTTCAACACCTCGCGTTTCCGTCGCCACAGACGACCTCTTTCGACAGTCAGGTATTTCCACCGTCTCGTCGATCACTGAACTTCCCTCAGTTCCTCATCCGCTTCCCCCACAGCAGCGTGTTGCGCCCGGGGGCGCGCCAAAGAAGACCGCTAGCCTTGCTCCTCCAGTGCCTGCGGCACGACAGCGCGCCTCGTCTGTTTCGCCTATTCCGGAGGAATTACCGGATAGCCCAACCATTTCGCAAGATCACTACGGCTCTGCCCAGCCATATCCACCTAGCTGGTATTCAGGACAAGCAGAATCGGAAATCTTGGGCACGTATCTGGACGGCGAATCCGACGATGATGCCTCTAGACATTCTACTCACCAAGCCGGAGTAGCTACGGCTACGCTCCTCAGGCAAGCCAGCGTCGGGACCAGAGGAAAACCTTCCTTACGCACGATTCAAAAATCCAATGCTAGCTCGCCAGTACCGCCCTCAGAGAGGACCCCAGTATCTGCTAGACCGACTACGTCCGGGACTACGGGCACGGAGTTTATCCTGAAAGAAATTTCTATAGGGCCCGATCGGAGAGATTCTGTTTCGTCCAGCTCAACAGGGTCTGCGCACTTCAACCTGGAAAAAGCACCCATCGTCTTGGATGTCAGCACTCAACATCCTGCCTTAGCTCGTCCGTACGTTGACAATGGGggtttggagaaggagatcggaGCTCTTCCCAGGGCTGCGCCAACAATGAGCGACAAACGCCCAGGTGGCCGCCGGCCTCCGCGTCTCAACATGAGTGCTGTTCGTGACGCAGAGGCTCGAGGGAGCCTTACGAGTTTGCCTGACCTCATTCGACGGGCGACAAGACTTGCATCGAATCTAGAGCATGGCCGGACTGCGAGTCGAAATGATCTATTgaatggcggaggtggttcCAGGCTCCAAT ATGACGCCAAACGCAAGTCAGGATCAATTAAGAGCATCTTGGCGTCGTTCCCCCCGCCGGCTGCAACTCCTGAGGGAGGTCACTCGTCTTggcctttcttcttcaggaGGTCCACGCTGCATCAAATTCACTCCAACGAATCACCACGAGCAGATGGTGATCAAGAAAAAGCCGCACCGAAACAACCACGCCGATGCTGCGGACTACCTCCGTGGCTGTTTGCCCTTATTTGCGTCGTtatcatcattgtcatcTTGGctgccatcctcatccccgtTGGTCTGCTCGTGGTGCGCCATAAGTCGAGTGGTACGAGCTGCGCAACAACTAACCCATGTGAAAATGGCGGCGTCAGTGTCTCAAGCGGTAGTATTTGCTCCTGCGTGTGTGCAAATGGCTATACCGGATCTCGCTGTACAATTTCTGGCGATGCCAGCTGTGTCACCACTGAAGTCGATGATAAGAACGCCACCATGGGCAGCGAGCTTCCTCGCCTGTTTGAGTACGCGCAGCAAAACTACAGCATCCCTCTTGATGCTGTGACGATCATGGCCCTATTCAGCCAGAACAATGTGTCCTGCACGACGGAAAACACCCTTGTTTCGTTCTCCAGCGTAtcaacaagcagcagcaaagccCGCCGTGCTCTGTCTGACTCGTCCCTCGAGGAGCCCTCAATCTCCAGTCACCTGCTCGCCAAAGTCGAGCGCTCTCCCAGCTCAGCTTTGTCAGAACGTACTCCCATGCAAGCTCTTGCAGCCCGCGACTCTGTCGCTACAGCGCACGGTATCGTCTTCGATGACGATCCACCAAGCAGCACTGGAACCGCAACTGCAACCGCGACCGCAACCAAGACAAACCACGAGTCCTCAGCCACGCAAACTTCCACCTCTAGTTCGAGTACGACTACAactacttcttcatcctccaactcAACAACCGTCACAACAGAAGTCCTTGACTTCGCCCGTGTCGCTGTCCTCTACATCCTAGAGGAAACAGGCACCCTCTCCGCGGCGGAGTTCTCAGAAAGCAACATCCAAGATTACCTGTCCGATGACTACTCGGACGCCAAGAGCCACAAATTCACCGTTGACCTCACTCCCTCCGGTGTGATCGGCAATTACACTTTAAACTTTGACGACTTTGAGATCACATTACCCAGTGGAAGTGTTGTCGGTGGTGACTAA
- a CDS encoding uncharacterized protein (COG:S;~EggNog:ENOG410PI2K;~TransMembrane:1 (i96-115o)): MLPQRVPMPRIPGSGRLLRPPILRSARYPSRPFTQQSRRQVISPPLGRPQLPFLTSPAGSRPLPPLSLHLRQHFARLVSTESRDYYRRRISNGLKIGLSFYAMLVLFQVIKLGVYQEDIEHKWPTPPEWSWKSRWCLRSAQALQHPEQIGKLMTNWPMVAGYLKDLLERLEDPEGEGKGIMEQEDGGFLVEGVGKMGYDVSAKSEPWRRGYFQALMGAAKAAESLEGWLTDRKQRISAPAEYVVGPSNPRPRPMPAGQQAPLEENCEAASPSPESFYMKILTTRGFDTRQKVEAALSYADWLDYKGLKSTSRDMYSWAMDIAAAGSSVDATKVVDVKTGVLKNDGKLLPSENIIRVSTALAVHHAKQGDLPNALSIFTSVLKARRSLPAASSNSALPFFPSRAPSGNDPFRALFNSLKTVLVPVEYPPPLPSGDEPPQRTPTSVCDEAGLMTYIGEIIYASSSKEGGLAWTRDAVDLAEATIFELGTSEELREPRDRCADCLRVGIGNWKTMVSQLIKQAEKDEQETIEKAKKAWYGGQKQIEAKTLERKRWEAERLILDDRTRRLRDFVDDDTALKGIAPNSSLFT, translated from the coding sequence ATGCTACCCCAGCGCGTTCCAATGCCTCGAATACCGGGGTCTGGTCGCTTGCTGCGACCTCCCATTCTACGCAGCGCCCGCTATCCCTCTCGTCCCTTCACGCAACAATCTCGTCGACAAGTCATCTCCCCGCCTCTGGGTCGGCCACAGCTACCTTTCCTCACATCCCCAGCAGGCAGTCGACCTCTTCCGCCCTTATCCTTGCATCTCCGACAACATTTTGCGCGACTAGTATCGACCGAGAGCCGTGACTACTATAGGCGACGCATTTCCAATGGACTCAAAATCGGTCTTTCATTTTACGCCATGCTGGTGTTGTTCCAAGTGATCAAATTGGGCGTATACCAGGAGGACATCGAACACAAATGGCCAACTCCGCCGGAATGGTCTTGGAAGAGTCGGTGGTGCTTGCGCTCGGCACAGGCACTGCAGCACCCTGAGCAGATCGGCAAGCTCATGACCAATTGGCCCATGGTTGCGGGATACCTAAAAGATCTGCTGGAGCGACTGGAGGATCCGGAAGGCGAAGGAAAGGGCATTAtggagcaagaagatggaggattTCTGGTCGAAGGTGTTGGGAAAATGGGATACGATGTTTCTGCGAAGAGTGAGCCGTGGAGGAGGGGCTACTTCCAGGCTCTGATGGGAGCTGCAAAGGCCGCGGAGAGTCTGGAGGGCTGGCTGACCGATCGCAAACAGCGTATCTCTGCTCCTGCCGAGTATGTTGTTGGCCCCTCAAACCCTCGTCCAAGGCCGATGCCCGCTGGACAGCAAGCTCCTTTAGAGGAGAACTGCGAGGCTGCTTCTCCTAGTCCGGAGAGCTTCTACATGAAGATCCTGACGACGCGGGGCTTCGACACAAGACAAAAGGTGGAGGCAGCGCTTTCATATGCGGACTGGCTCGATTACAAAGGATTGAAGAGTACTTCGCGCGATATGTACAGCTGGGCTATGGATATCGCGGCCGCCGGATCGTCCGTGGATGCCACAAAAGTCGTAGATGTGAAGACAGGCGTCTTGAAGAACGACGGCAAGTTGTTGCCATCGGAGAACATCATCCGTGTGTCCACGGCCCTCGCCGTTCACCACGCCAAACAGGGTGACCTGCCTAATGCGCTATCCATCTTTACCTCCGTGCTGAAGGCCCGTCGGTCCCTTCCCGCCGCTTCATCCAACTCGGCTCTTCCGTTCTTCCCCTCTCGCGCACCCTCGGGCAATGACCCCTTCCGCGCTCTGTTCAACTCTCTCAAAACCGTCCTCGTCCCCGTGGAATACCCGCCTCCTCTACCGTCAGGTGACGAACCACCTCAACGAACCCCCACTTCCGTCTGCGACGAAGCCGGCCTCATGACCTACATCGGTGAGATCATCtacgcctcctcctccaaggaAGGTGGCCTAGCATGGACCCGCGACGCCGTAGACTTGGCCGAGGCTACTATCTTCGAGCTCGGCACTTCCGAGGAACTCCGCGAGCCTCGCGACCGCTGCGCAGACTGTCTGCGCGTCGGCATCGGGAACTGGAAGACCATGGTCTCCCAGCTGATCAAGCAAGCCGAAAAGGATGAGCAAGAGACcatcgagaaggccaagaaggctTGGTATGGAGGCCAGAAGCAGATCGAGGCCAAGACTCtcgagaggaagagatgggaagCCGAACGCTTGATCCTCGATGACCGGACGAGAAGACTCCGCGACTTTGTGGACGATGATACGGCCTTGAAGGGAATTGCGCCCAATAGCTCGCTTTTCACTTAG